One genomic window of Candidatus Melainabacteria bacterium includes the following:
- a CDS encoding PaaI family thioesterase, with protein MTMPAKKVTVELLNERSKGRLPGIIGLEVTSLSPGKLNSVLKLRDELLAPNGYLHAATVVALADTSCGYGSVANLPPGATGFTTIELKSNFIGTARSGSISCEATLVHGGKGTQVWDAVVTSEETGKAICYFRCTQMILYPIVNKRK; from the coding sequence ATGACTATGCCCGCTAAGAAAGTAACTGTCGAACTGTTGAACGAGAGAAGCAAGGGACGTTTGCCGGGGATCATTGGCTTGGAAGTAACTTCTCTTTCTCCGGGCAAACTGAACAGCGTACTTAAGTTGCGCGACGAGCTCTTGGCGCCAAATGGATATTTGCATGCCGCGACTGTTGTGGCGCTGGCTGATACTAGTTGCGGTTATGGATCAGTCGCAAATTTGCCGCCGGGTGCAACCGGTTTTACTACCATAGAACTAAAGAGTAATTTCATTGGAACCGCCCGCAGTGGCTCAATTAGTTGTGAGGCAACTCTCGTACATGGCGGAAAAGGAACACAGGTTTGGGATGCTGTTGTAACCAGCGAGGAGACTGGAAAAGCCATTTGTTATTTTCGCTGCACACAAATGATTTTGTACCCGATCGTGAACAAGCGAAAGTAG